The following DNA comes from Thunnus thynnus chromosome 3, fThuThy2.1, whole genome shotgun sequence.
TCTATTATGACTGCATATTATGTTtcattatcatttcatttatatattttttgattattCAAGCAATCATTTAGTCCATAAAATTTCAAAAGTCATGACAAATACACATCAGAAATTACCCCAATCCAAAGCAATGTCTTGAAATAGCTTTTCTCTCTCAAAATAGGTGTTAAATTGACAGTGATATAATCTAGAATAGCAATAAATCCACTCATTTAAGAACCTACAACCAGAAAATGATCTATATATCTACttgataatcaatcaataatggtCAAAATTCTGttgatttcatttttgtcaatcAGCTGATTGATTTATTAGGCTCAGTATTTTGTGCCAGATgcctttgaaataaaaataaaataaaaataaaataacagctggatgactaatattttatcatttaattgttttatgatGCACACCACTGATCTATAGCCACTTGGagcccctctctctccttgctGGCTGCAGGCCACTTGTGACACAAATTGTATCTGTTTGCTGAGAAATGCTAGTGTCAGTGATTAAGAATGACTTTGTTTTGAGTACAAAACCAGCGTGAAATAGAGCCACTGAAAATGTGTGCCCTTAATTATCATCATTTATAACACTTTTTATACTGAAAGAACAAATTGATCCCAAATTGTTCATCATTactaattatatatatatatatatatatatatatatatatatatatatatatatatatatatatatatatatatatgcacagtaCCAGTCTTTGgacacacctactcattcaagggtttttcttaCATTGTAGAACgctactgaagacatcaaaaccaTGAAATAAGACATGGAATTATGCagtaaacaaatcaaaatatctttcatattttagattcctcaaagtagTCACTGTTTGCCTTGATGGTGGCTTTGCACACTATTGGCAAATcttaaccagcttcatgaggtaGTCACCTGGCATGGTTCTCAGTTAACAGGTAAAGCACACCTGTTAACCTGTCAAAAGTTAATTGGTGCAATAATGTCTTACCTTCTTAATGCATTTGagaccatcagttgtgttgtgccAAGGTAGTGTTGATATACAGCAAATAGCCCTATTTGACTACTGTAGTAATCCATATTCTGTCAAGAACCGCTCAACTAAGTAAATCAGTCAATCCGGAGAATTTCACAAACTTTGTAAGTTTCCTCAATTGCAGTCGCAAAAACCATCAAACGCGATGATGagactggttcatgaggaccgCCCCAGGAAAGGAAGACCAAGAGTTACATACACTGCAGAAGATAAGTTCATTAGAGTTATGACCCTCAGAAATTGCCAATTAACGGAATCTCAGATTAGAGCCCACATTAATGCTTCCTAGAGTTCAAGTAGGAGACACATCTCAACATAAACTATTTTGGAGGAGACTGTGTGAATCCTTCATGGTTGAATTGCTGCAAAGAAACCACTACTGAGGGAGACCAATAAGAAGAAGAGAATTGCTTTGGCCAAGAAACACATGGAAAGGACATAAGACCAGTGGAAATCTactttggtctgatgagtccaGATTTGAGATTTTTGGTTCAAGCTGTGTCCTTGCAAGACACAGAGAAGGTGAACAGATGGTATCTGCATGTGTAGTTCCCACTgtgaagcatggaggaggaggtgtgatggtgtgggggtgCTTTGCTAGTGACAATGTTGGCGATTTATTCTGAATTCAAGACACATTTAATCAGCATGGCTACCACAACATTCTGCAGTGACACACCATCCCATCTGGTTTTCACTTAGTGGGAccatgatttgtttttcaacaaGACAGTGACCTAAAACAGACCTCCAGGTTCTGTAAGGGCTAGATGACCTGGCCTCCACAATCACCAACCTAAACCCAACTGAGATGGTTTGGCATGAGTTGGACCGCAGAGTGAAGTAAAGGCAGCCAACAAGTGTTCAGCATATGTGGGGactccttcaagactgttggaTAAGCATTCCAGGTTTACTACATGATTCCATATgtgttattgtattgttttgacgtcagtattgttctacaaatagtaaaaataaagaaaaacccttgaatgagtagatgtgtccaaactttgaCTGGCACTGTACACCAGCGGGGGTCAAGGTTTTCATTTAAGAGCATTAAGCACTATATGATATGTCATACTACACATACAGTGCAGTGTAGCTACAATCAGGCTGCGGGTAGTGAATAATGTAATCCAATCAGTAAAACTATCTCAAAGCTAGAAAAGACACTGACTACAAGTTGGTACTTGACAACCAACACAGCATTCACAGTAAAATGGGCCTTTGAGGCACAACTTTTGCTGATTTTCATCCTTACAGTATATCGATGTTTTTGTTTACACTTGTTGATATGGTTTATCTTCAACCTCAATGTGAAAAGGCTGCTGCTCTCCTTTTTCACTAGGTCCTGGTTCCCAACATTACAAGTGTTTCTGTATTAAATCACTAACTTCAGTCCAATGTTAGTTGAGGCTGAAGGTGTAAGACCAGTCGCTGGTCAATGAGATGGAGTAGGGAAGAGAGAAGCAGCTTGCTGTGAGGCTGAATCAGATTTGATTcgtttgtttgctttgctttaAATTATTTGTTGAATTGCCTGATGTTAATTTTTGCctctttcatttatatttttttaattaatatcaCCTTTTTTGGATAAGGGTACAAGACACACTCACTCTACTACCCCTAACCATGCCTcccctcatgcctaaacctaaccaagtgggtaTATCATGTAATAAAATGGGTGTGTCGTGTAAACACTGCAGGTTCGTGCAGCTGGATATACTTTGCACATAACTCCAGCCTGCcaacctgcttttttttttgcatccctttaaaagttgaaataatattatatataatattttaaacgcagaacttttacttgtatggactggagtttgtttttgattttgttttgttttttaaatgtttgtattgcTGCTGCTAAATATTTACTTCCTTTTAATGCGATTACCGTAAACTTCGGATCAATCGCGCACTCCAAACATAGTGGCTGCAGTTTGACCACGCAGACCACGCAGTGCATAtttgattaatatttaattaaaggATTCTCCAGCAGAATCTACATTTATCTAcagaacatttaacatttaggGTCACCTTAGTTTGTACACCTGTTTTCTAACCAATGTGTGTGAAAGGTCATGAAGTGTTGGCGACGTCACGTGACCGCCGACCTTCCTTTCCTTCTTCTGTCTGCCTGGTTGTTTCTGTAGCTGAAAGCACATCATGGCTTTCTTCACTCACCAAATCTGCAGAGGTTTCTCCTCTTCGGCTGTTAGAAATGTTGTTATTAAGCATGTAACGATCATCGGAGGAGGACAGATGGGTGCAGGAATTGCGCAGGTAAGCGACGAAACGCTTTCATGCTCTGGTTAACCAAGCTAGCAAATAGCTTCACAACAGCCAGCTGACATGCTGTATATAACTCAAAGGGCTGCAAACACGTTTCATAGGTTATATGTGATCGTTAAAGGCTGACACACAATAATTACGACGCTGAAGTTAGCTTTTGACTAGAGGACAGTTGAGAGAAACGTAAAAGCTTTAACCTTTAAAACCCACCTCTGGATTTGTGAACCATAGATTTAATCAAAGAAAGATTTTACTGCATTGTCACCATTCAGACACCATTAGACCATGTTTatcataaaaacactgttaaTCTTGTCAAACAACGACCTGATTCGACTCTAGAGACTGTTTAAACCATTGTCACAATtctgtaaacagaaaaaagggcgatttcactgttttttccccattcagaccacattagaccaggtctagATCAAAAGTCTTAGAcatgtcaaatctggactagattaactGCAAGGATGGTCTAaaacagtggttcccaaagtCTACTTGGGACCCCTCACATATTGCATTGTCACTAGTTAAGTTACCgattattgtcttgattcaTCGGTTAATCATTTTGccaacaaaatgtcagaaaataatggaaaagATCCGTTCAAGTTCCCCACAGTCCAAGGtttcatcttcaaatgtctaatttggactaacagtccaaaccccaaagatattcagcttatcatgtttgacaaagaaaatcaataaatcacatttgagaagctgaaaccagcttatttttttcatttttgcttaaaaaaatgaccaaaacaatAATTCAGTTGTCAAAATTGCTGATTAATCTTCTATCTATTGACTACTTCATTAATCGACTAATCTTGCAGATCAAGAAAGAGgacttattttgtttcatttgaataactTTTGGGGGCTTGAGGAGGTAAAACACAGTAGTccacaaaaaataaagcaaaaattagaAGAAAgcttgacaaaaaaagagaaaccatTTTGTGtgtccaaaatatgtttttttttcagtatccCATCCTGTCCTATCATCTCACGACTCCTTTGATTAATCCAGCAACCTATTGTGGTCTCAACCCCCAGTTGGGGACCACTGATCCAAAACACAGATTGAGATTTGTGAAGGCCTTATGTACATGTacaaatgtacagtaccagtcaaaagacacttcatttcacttcacttctcattcccttgaatgaaaaagtgtgtcaggatgttttgtaaaataatttactttGTGGATCATTAACTTACATTAACTACAGCATGTTTTTTACTTAAATTATCATATTTAGGCtttttcataatataaaagCCTCTAATGTTAGTTGTCtttaaagtcttaaatttcCCTGATAATGAATGGTTCACTTGTCTCACCTTCACAACACAATCACCCACTGATCCCATAAGGAAGTTGTGTTATGAAATAGTTCAGTTGTCATTCATTAAACACACTTTAGTTTTTTTCCTTGTGGTGTGACATAACAAGACTCAAAAATAAATCAGCTCAGATGCACTGCAGCAACTTTTAGAAGATACAAATGCCAAATTTTGCCACAAGGTGTCGCCCTCCATATTTGTTTTTAGTGCAGATTTTGAGCTGTGTTCTAATTTCATACCAGTATGTTCCAACTGTGTATAACTATAATATACTAATTGTCATAtactgtttttgtagttttacacAATAAAATTAATGTACTTTACTGGTTTTTACTAATAGAAAAGTATGCAATAATGAACAAAGCAACAAAGAGAAAGCAAATTGGCTTTCCAAAGATGtttactttacattttgttttccatgATCATCTTCAAGCTGTTAGTCACCATTCACaatgtgttttaattcattGTAGCTCAGTAGCTCCTCCACTTCTTTTTGTGTATTGCATTGTGGTTCAGTCATGTACATCAACAACaaactcaatatttttttagtaTGCATACTAACTTGTTTGAGTATGCTTAATTTTGTGACTTTCCAAAAGTAAACACACTACATACATGCAGCAATTACACAGAAAGAGGTTTAACAAAAtatcacatatactgtatataccagGTTTATTGATGTATTTCTAGTTATCTTGAACTAATTTCTTTCTGGAAGGTTGCTGCATCAACTGGCCACTCTGTGACGCTGGTGGACACATCTGACAACATCCTGAAGAAGTCTGTCAAAGGAATTGAAGGGAGCCTTAAAAGAGTGGTCAAGAAGAAGTTTGCTGATAAGCCAGAGGTGAGACACACTTGagataaaatgaacaataaGGTTAGTGTGAAGGTGAAAAGTGTGTCACTACCAGGAGATATTGCATTTGGTTTGTTTCAGGCAGGTGAGGAGTTCATTCAGAAAGTCCTGCATAATGTGTCAACCTCAACGGATGCTGGAGCTACTGTTCAGAGCACAGATCTTGTGTTGGAGGCCATTGTggaaaatcttaaaatcaaacaGGATCTCTTTGGTGGGCTTGACAAGCTGGCACCGGCGTAAGCACTGTCTCGTTTCTGTTTGATTTCTCAGCTGTATTATATTTGATAACCTTCTTAAAAGggcaatgaaatgaaaagttcaGCACAACACATGTCTGCTTCTGTTATTAACTGCTGCCCATATTATGTGttacctatttttttttttttttttgctttaccTCTTGTTTTAGACACACCATCTTTGCCAGCAACACATCCTCCCTACCCATCACTGACATTGCCAGCTCCACCAAGCGACTGGACAGATTCGGCGGCCTTCACTTCTTCAATCCAGTCCCTATGATGAAGCTTGTAGAGGTAGggctctgacaaaaaaaaacattatatttatttttatttgttgtatttgtatatgtttatttaacatAGACCATACAGGTAAGCATTTTTACATAGGAAGAGTAATGCAACAGgtgtaatgtactgtacataggGCATCTAGCTGAAGCTCATTTGCAACAAAACACATAGGTGTCCTTGTAAAAGCTTTAAATTCCCTTAAATTGGATGTTCAATATATACTGATCAGCCACAACACTAAAAATACTGACAGGTGAAGTGAACAACTTTGATTATCTCATTACAATGGCACCTGTCAAGAGGTGGGATATATTGGCAACAAGTGAACTGTCAGTTCTTGAAGCTTatgtgttggaagcaggaaaaatgggcaAGCGTAAGGATCTGAGCGACTTCGACAAGGGCCAAATTGTGATGGCTAAATGACTGGGTCAGAGCATCTCCAAAATGTCAGGTTTTGTGGGGTGTTCCCGGTATGCAGTGGTCAGTAACTACCAAAAGTGGTCCAAGGAATGACAACTGGTGAACCAGTGACAGGGTCATGGGCGCCCAAGGCTCATTGATGTGTGTGGGGGGCGAAGGCTGGCCTGTCTGCTCCAATCCCACAAAAGAGCTACTGTAGCACAAATGGCTGAAAAAGTTAATGCTGGCTATGATAGACAGGTGTTTGAACACATGGTCCATTGCAGCTTGCTGCATGTGGGTCTGTGTAGCTGCAGAACAGTCAGAGTGCCCATGCTGACCTCTGTCCACCGCCGAAAGTGCCTACAATGGGCACATGAGCGTAAGAACTGGACCATGGAGCAATGGAAGAAGATggcctggtctgatgaatcacattttcttctacATCATGTGGATGGCtgggtgcatgtgtgttgtttacCTTGGGAAGAGATGGCACCAGGATGCAGTATTGGAAGAAGGCAAGCCGGTGGAGGAAGTGTGATGCTCTGGGCAATGTTCTGCTGGGAAACCTTGGGTCCTggcattcatgtggatgttactTTGGCACATACCACCTACCTAAACATTGTTGCAGACCAAGTACAGCCCTTCATGGTAACTGTATTAGGCAGGTGGTTTTTGACTGGTATGTGAATTAAATGGTGTCGCCAACAAGAAATATTCACCTttcttaaaattaatttttgaaCAGCTTTTTACTTGTTGATAGACAACTTAAACAACTTTTGTACAGTTTGTACAAACTGTAGGCTACTACATGTATTTGACTGATACTCCAAAGTGCATGGACAGAACTATTTTCACATTGGCTGTGCAGTCTGTGAACAGCTACTGcaacatttaattttcaaagtaCAACATTGGTGGTTGGACCACTTTTTCTAGACACTAGCTGCTCTGCTAATctatatgaaaaagaaaaagtaactTTAAGAAAGGTGAATGCTTGTTGGCAACACAATTTAATCTGCATAACAACACATATTGTGTGGTAAAAACTATCTTTTCTGCACAAAATTTGACCATttgcaccacacaaactagttcttaTATATACTTGAGTTTTTACTAAATATACACCTACTGACTGCCAGGTGGAACTGTAAGCTGGCTGAATGAACCAACCGacaaagctaatgttagcaattGCTAACTCCATAAGAGCCTATCAACACTCCAGTTCTGATTTCACACAATGCTGCACTGACAACTACCAACAGCTGAAcgtggacaaaacaaaagaacttgtcattaacacatcaaacacacctcaaaCTGGACTGAACCCAACCTCCATCCACAGCAAGACAGTAGAAGAGGTCAACAACTTCAAATATCTTGGACTCACTTTAGACAACAAACTCAGCTTTGATCAACACATCACTGATATCCATAAACAGTCCCAGGAGAGACTCCACGACATCTGCAAACTCACAGCACTTTCTGTTGCCCCCCACCTCCTGTTGCTGCTTTACAAAAGCATAATCCAACCCATCCTGCTGTACTGTTCCCCCTGTTTCTTTACCATGTTAACCATCtccaacaaaaaaataaatttaccAGGATCACACGTGCTTCCTCTAAAGTCATCCACTTCCCTACACCCAGTCTCTCAGACATGAATGAGCCATCACACGCCCCGCATTCACAATAGCGAACGACACCAATCACCCCCTCAAACCAAACCTCACACTACTGCCGTCAGGCCATTGATACAGGAGAAGTTTTGTCCCTTCTGCCATAGCAGCTCTGAACAAACTGCTTTGCTGACCTAATGTATAGATCCAGagttagctgtgtgtgtgtgtgtgtgtgtagacacatgtatatgtgtgtagaTACAGGTGGCGGAAtgaattttatgtgttttatgtgtctgcATGTATATGTCTGTACGTTGCGCTGTGGttatctgtatgtttctgtgtatgtacaGGTTGTGAAAACAAATTTCTTGCAGGACAGTAAAAACTATATCTGTCAAATATCTGACCTGTGTAACACTACATTGAagagtaaaagacaaaatatggAATATGGTCGACAAATTTGACCCAGCACTTtaaatttcatggaaaaaacacactaaacctCAAATTATGCCAATGACCTTAACTAgactaaatgacaaaataacatttgctcagcataatcagatatttccctcttactaaactgcatgaatactactagttctaaaacacacatattactCCAGGTATGCAgatataaactaaataaaacaaagtcacaccTTGAAAGGATTAACAGTTAAgttcattttatcttttggcGTCTAAAACGTttatttttggaagttatgttACAGTTGTTGATGCTACAGTGACGGATGTTTCCTAGCAAAAGTGTTTAGacatttattaagttttaatggtgcaatCTGAGTTTGAAACTAGTTGGTAGTTACTAAGAACTTAGGAAGGACATTTCACACATAATTACTTATGGTTTTAGaaacagctggtgcaacccagtCCTGTATAAAGCCAGTAACAATTCATAAACTAGAATCAAAGTTGCTTAAGTATTTATCTTCCACAGGTTATTGGAACCTCAGCAACAAGCCAAGAGACGTTTGATTCCCTCCTGAACTTCAGCAAAGCGCTGGGAAAAACACCAGTGTCCTGCAAGGTAAGATTTGCTGTCTGATGTTATGTTATAGCTGTAGTCTCTAACAAAATACAGCTCACTCAGCAGTATCCAATATCCCTTTATTCAGGATACACCTGGATTCATTGTAAACCGCTTACTTGTTCCTTACATGATGGAGGCCATCCGCTTGCATGAGAGAGGTAtgtatacatgcatgcatgagGTATCAGTGGCTCTAGTCAAGTTTTCTTATCAGAATCATTTAAGTGTCTTGAACTACTTTAACTTGGAATTTAAATTGGGAACATACAACTGTAGAAGAATCTGTCATTTTGGGGAGGATTGAAAAGAAGATGTGCAGGCCTTTCTTTGGTGTCACACACCCCTTTTCGATGAAAGCAGTTCGATGGCTGGTTCATCTAATCTCAAACAAGTTCTTTGCATTTTGACAGCCAAGAACCGGCTCTCAGCTAGGAAACCTGGTTCCAGAGCAGCACCAAGATGTAATTAAGATAAAAGAACCACTTACGTCAGAGGCTGGCGCTGGGATTATTTTGACCAACTAAAACTAAAATGCATTGCGTCcagccaggctaaaagctgttgatatgtcactttattaagttttattattttttcaggtgtgaaagtaaccatgtagatCCCCAATATGTAGTCAGTTTATCCAAACAACGCCAGTTTGGAAATTTGCTGCAATGTTTTTCGGAGATGTGAAGGGGCCATTGGCCggtgttacactgtatttggtggtccatcagattctgtgatcTAAAAATAtctaatatattaaatatatctgatatattaaatacattgaACAAAGTACATCTTTAATACTAATGAGTTAATtaataagcagcattttaatcaattttctgcaaaattagtatttttacttcaatactttaagtaaatttagctggtaatacttcaattcttttatttaagtatgattttaaatgcaggatttttacttgtgataaagtattttcacattgtggtattgataagCTACTTTTTTCTTCTAACACTGCAGGTCCCAGAATCTGATTGGTCACCAAATTCGGTGTAACACCGGATGAAATGGCCGTCAGTCATGTGATACAGTCATGTCTTGCTTGAGTATACTTCAGTGTGATCAGTCTGCTGGTAATGGCATACTTAATCATTCATTTAGTGGGCAGTATGCAGTACATAGGAGAGAAAGTACAGCTGTGATTTAGTCCGCCATTGTTGTTGTGCTTCCGTTTTCCATTTTATGGCAGGTGGCAACCAGCATTACGATGTATTACTGACACCTACTATGTTGGAATGTAAAGTGCTTGAAGTTGGCATTAGCATTGCTAGGAAATCAGAGGCGTGTACAGTTACGTAACAACCAGGCTCTCTAGCTCGTGGAAAGCAAGTCGGTTCTTAGAAGGTTTGTTAGTTGAACCAACTGCAAGCTGGCACCAGCACCATGTTCCAGTTGGTGAAAAGGGAGAAGCATTCATGTTTAAGTGAACCGCGTCAAACATTGAGGCTCTAATGTGATATCACTTACTATTATTTTCAAGTTATTGATTGATTTCTGCAGCTTCGTGTGGttaccattttatttttctgttttcttcttcaggtcATGGATCCAAAGAAGACATTGATATCGCCATGAAACTTGGTGCTGGTTACCCCATGGGACCCTTTGAGCTCCTGGACTATGTAGGACTAGATACAGCAAAGTTCATTATGGATGGTGAGTAAAACTATGTTATATTACTTTAATTTAAAGTGAAACTATAACATAGAAATACTaagctaaaacatttttttgttattaaaccCCATTTTGAGGTACTaaatcctttctgttgttgcatATCATTAGGTTGGAGTGCAATGGACCCTGGAAACCCACTTTTTGGCCAGAGTGAATTGCTTAACAAGTTGGTGGCAGAGGGCAAATATGGTAAAAAGACAGGAGAAGGATTCTACAAGTACAAGTAATTCAGTTTGCAGTAGGGATTGATATCACTGTGTAACTTCTCAGTACTCAAGAAAATAAAGCCATCCAACAAAGAGTGGTAGGGATTTGAAATAGGGAAAAATGTTGAATGATCAACACAACACTATTGATCAGGAGTTAACCTGTGTGCCTTCTGCTTTAAAGGGCGACTTAGTCTGTCACTCCATTTTGTTGTGGACATCCACTGTACCTGAATGACATCTTTTTATGAGTGAAGAGATTATGTGATTAAATAGATTTTTGAAATATATGGTGTCCTGTTctcatttttgtgtgtaatgAAACGTGTTAACTGCAGATACACAAATACCAGGGTCTGTCTTATGAAATGTATTCTTAACATAAAATGCAAATGCCTCTCATCGGCTAGAAGTTTTTAAAAAGACCAAACTGCAACAGCTGAAATGGAAGATATAACTTTTATCAGAGTACTCTGAATATCTAACCACAAGAGTCAGTAGGATAGATTGCAAACTTTTACACTTTGCCTGAAACACTTAAGTTTACTTATTACTTAGTATACTAGATTTTACAATTAACATAATATTGTAATTCTACTACAGCTATTTCTGCCCATGTTAAAGGGCTATTTAGTTATATAAAGAGTCTAAGGTTAAGTGGGTGTCCAATATTTTCCAGATTAAATGATCTGTGTGATTTTGGGCTTTATAAGAAAAACTGACTTTAATACATGGCTATGAATCCTTTGTCAGCCTCTTCTTTAAAGCAGGACACACTATGGGAATGTTTAGCATACCAACCACCACTTGGTTTCTCCAAAACATGCTGTTAACCAAATATGAACACAAGGTGGTGCTGTTACACTTGAAATAGGAATATTCAAGAGGCACAGGTCAGATTTGTCCAGAAATAGAATTTTCCTTTGATCTTGCCTCTTTCatcaaaaaatgtttacttcaaaaatgtaatttttgccTTAATTTTTACAGATGTTAAAGTCTGTTTTCTTGAAAATTTATATtgaacagaagagaaaagatgGACATGACCCCTGAAATCAACTCGTTACCCAATAGAATTGTTTTTTATACTCGGATGATGTAGGTTTCTCTTTTCATTATCACTGCAATAATGTTGTATGAATGTAGCCTCGGGCATTGCGTGCTTTCTGAGTTTTAATTGCTTGTCaattttttaagctttttgaAGTTTCCACAAAGACTAAAACATGCTCCATCCAATGTGTTACCCCTGCTTTACACCACTAATAAGTGGCGCTACTGCCAATGGACACTTGTATTATAATCTCCAAGGATGACACATAGACTGTTACATCTGGCACTTCTAGCTCTGGTCTTTCCACCACACGAGTGATCAAATGAGCCAATGgtgcctttttatttttctttaaaaaaacaaaacaaaacaaaaacatgttgaaacagTTCAAATATGACCACTTGGGAAGCAAAGTGCTACACCAAGATGACAGTGACCCAaaatatgagaataaaaaaaaaagaggaattcATCAAGTAATACTAAAATAGAgcattaaaatcaaaatattacaGAGATGCTTGCATGGAATAAACAACATGGGTAAAGACCACACTATTAGCTaccagagagaaaagacaaaaggtCCATTGCAATAAAAGAAAGACTGCCAAGTGCTGgggtaaatatatatatctgcttcatttgtcatgttttagaACAATAAAATATAGGCCTCTGAGCTATCACTCTCGCCTTTGTCCTAATGTTGCCTGCAAAAATACCAAGAAAATTGACATATCctgacagttttaaaaagtacaCATACTGAGCATTATTTTACATCTGAGCAAGACTCGAGGTCACTATTTGTTACAAATAGTTATCAAAAGAAGCCTTAAGTTTCAATTTTCTGCAAGACGCTTCAACAAGAAAAATGGCTTTCCTGTGTCCAAAGCTTATTTTTCATATATACcactatataaaaaaaaaacaatatttaaaaaaaaaaaaaaaatcactaaaatatACACCAAGAAATTGAAACAAGGGTTCAAGATACAAAAAAgcattcaaaataaaattcagtctaaaatgaaaagcaaatcATAATGTTGATCCTTTTTTGCACCAACTGGTCATCAACAAACTAAAATGGCGTCTTGAGGACGTTTCTTAGACAAGATGAGATCCCTCCATCTTCCTTAGTGCAGTCTAAAAAGAGGTGTTTGGTCGGTCGGGCAAAACCCCAAATGGTCTCAAAAAtccagtgagagagagagaaaagggaggtgggggggggggggtttcagGGAGTGAATGTTGGCCTAATGAACTATACAAAAAGGAACAGAGGTGACAAATAACTTACAATAACTTAGAAACAGGTGTTTGGAGTGTCTGGGCGGTGCAGGGGAGAAGTTTGTGCGCACATCAaaattgctgctgtttttcagtgCAGT
Coding sequences within:
- the hadh gene encoding hydroxyacyl-coenzyme A dehydrogenase, mitochondrial, with product MAFFTHQICRGFSSSAVRNVVIKHVTIIGGGQMGAGIAQVAASTGHSVTLVDTSDNILKKSVKGIEGSLKRVVKKKFADKPEAGEEFIQKVLHNVSTSTDAGATVQSTDLVLEAIVENLKIKQDLFGGLDKLAPAHTIFASNTSSLPITDIASSTKRLDRFGGLHFFNPVPMMKLVEVIGTSATSQETFDSLLNFSKALGKTPVSCKDTPGFIVNRLLVPYMMEAIRLHERGHGSKEDIDIAMKLGAGYPMGPFELLDYVGLDTAKFIMDGWSAMDPGNPLFGQSELLNKLVAEGKYGKKTGEGFYKYK